The following coding sequences lie in one Megalodesulfovibrio gigas DSM 1382 = ATCC 19364 genomic window:
- a CDS encoding M24 family metallopeptidase, translating to MTHSSAPAVEKASCWTAIEQLPLDECQRRWARARSLLATLVPNAGGLLVFSRVSIYYFTGTLGEGVFWLPLEGAPLLLVRRARERALLETPLTPEQVHLFKSYSQLPGLCSDAGCPLPSAVAVEKSGLPWSIAELLTSRVTGVEFLSGDAVIVKTRAVKTPWELRKLRLAGERHHQALFQDLPTRIAPGMTEREICHRAWDCFFARGHCGNMRMSGREEIFLGHVSAGESANYPSHFNGPVGIRGEHPAVPFMGYAGAVWQPCEPLVCDVGFCLEGYHTDKTQVYWAGPASSIPDQVRRGHEACVDIMLRTAEAMIPGAIPSALYAAALKRAASHGIEDGFMALDNNRVVFLGHGIGLAIDEHPVLAKGFDEPLQEGMVIALEPKLGIRNLGMVGVENTFAVTATGGRCLTGDDYRMLAID from the coding sequence ATGACACATTCATCCGCACCCGCCGTCGAAAAGGCCTCCTGCTGGACCGCCATTGAGCAGCTTCCCCTGGACGAATGCCAGCGCCGCTGGGCCCGTGCCCGCAGCCTGCTGGCGACCCTCGTTCCCAATGCAGGAGGGCTGCTGGTCTTTTCCCGCGTCAGCATCTATTATTTCACCGGCACCCTGGGCGAAGGCGTGTTCTGGCTGCCCCTGGAAGGCGCCCCGCTGCTGCTGGTGCGCCGCGCCAGGGAACGCGCCCTGCTGGAAACGCCCCTGACGCCGGAACAGGTGCACCTGTTCAAATCATACAGCCAATTGCCCGGGCTGTGCAGCGATGCCGGCTGCCCCCTGCCATCTGCGGTGGCTGTGGAAAAATCCGGCCTGCCCTGGAGCATCGCCGAGCTGCTGACCTCGCGCGTCACCGGTGTCGAATTTTTGTCTGGCGATGCCGTGATCGTCAAAACCCGGGCTGTCAAAACGCCCTGGGAGCTGCGCAAATTGCGGCTGGCCGGGGAGCGGCATCACCAGGCCCTGTTCCAGGACCTGCCCACCCGCATTGCCCCGGGCATGACCGAGCGCGAGATCTGCCATCGGGCCTGGGACTGCTTCTTCGCCCGCGGCCACTGCGGCAACATGCGCATGAGCGGACGGGAAGAAATTTTCCTGGGGCACGTCTCCGCTGGCGAAAGCGCAAACTACCCCAGCCATTTCAATGGACCAGTGGGCATCCGGGGCGAGCACCCGGCCGTCCCCTTCATGGGCTACGCCGGAGCCGTATGGCAGCCCTGCGAGCCCCTGGTGTGCGACGTGGGATTCTGCCTGGAAGGCTACCACACGGACAAGACCCAGGTGTACTGGGCCGGCCCCGCGTCCAGCATCCCCGATCAGGTGCGCCGCGGCCACGAGGCCTGTGTAGACATCATGCTCCGCACGGCAGAAGCGATGATCCCCGGCGCCATCCCCTCGGCATTGTACGCCGCAGCCCTCAAGCGTGCCGCCAGCCATGGCATTGAGGATGGCTTCATGGCCCTGGACAACAACCGCGTGGTCTTCCTGGGGCACGGCATCGGCCTGGCCATCGACGAACATCCTGTCCTGGCCAAGGGATTCGACGAGCCTCTGCAGGAAGGCATGGTTATTGCTTTGGAACCCAAGCTGGGCATCCGCAACCTGGGGATGGTCGGCGTGGAAAATACCTTCGCGGTGACGGCCACGGGCGGCCGGTGCCTGACCGGGGACGACTACCGCATGCTAGCCATCGACTGA
- a CDS encoding GGDEF domain-containing response regulator, whose protein sequence is MKILIVDDSDTSRLLLESILRHAGHADIVLAASAQEAFHLLELDNTGAGESPVDAILMDLMMPDMDGIEATRRIKAVGRLRDIPIVMVTVNADHRSLEQAFQAGAIDYITKPVNRIELRVRVHSVLKLKEEIDQRKIRERELMDLAGRLAEVNKRLKEMAIRDELTGLHNRRHFMEHARAEFLRHKRYGSPLSMLMMDADHFKTINDTYGHSVGDLALASLADIGRRQLREVDLFARIGGEEFAILLPETGPEEAMVVAERIRASVEHSCLRVDSPGHVAQPGQGLRFTVSIGLACTNEQLQDVDSLLKLADRALYAAKNSGRNRVEHSDG, encoded by the coding sequence GTGAAGATACTCATCGTAGACGATTCGGACACCTCCCGCCTGCTGCTGGAATCCATCCTGCGGCACGCCGGCCACGCCGACATCGTCCTCGCCGCCTCGGCCCAGGAGGCGTTTCACTTGCTGGAACTCGACAATACCGGCGCGGGCGAATCTCCCGTGGATGCCATCCTCATGGACCTGATGATGCCCGACATGGACGGCATCGAAGCCACACGACGCATCAAGGCCGTGGGCCGGCTGCGAGACATCCCCATCGTCATGGTCACGGTAAATGCGGATCATCGGAGTCTGGAGCAGGCCTTTCAGGCCGGCGCCATCGACTACATCACCAAACCCGTGAACCGCATTGAACTGCGGGTGCGCGTGCATTCCGTGCTCAAGCTCAAGGAAGAAATCGACCAGCGCAAGATCCGCGAACGCGAACTCATGGACCTTGCCGGCCGCCTGGCCGAGGTGAACAAGCGCCTCAAAGAAATGGCCATCCGGGACGAGCTGACCGGCCTGCACAACCGCCGGCACTTCATGGAACACGCCCGGGCCGAATTCCTGCGCCATAAACGCTACGGCAGCCCCCTCTCCATGCTGATGATGGATGCCGACCACTTCAAGACCATCAACGACACCTACGGTCACTCCGTGGGCGATCTGGCCCTGGCCTCCCTGGCGGACATTGGCCGCCGGCAGCTGCGGGAAGTGGATCTCTTCGCCCGCATCGGCGGCGAGGAATTCGCCATCCTGTTGCCGGAGACCGGGCCGGAGGAGGCCATGGTGGTGGCGGAACGCATCCGCGCCAGTGTGGAACACTCTTGCCTGAGAGTGGACTCCCCAGGGCATGTGGCGCAACCGGGCCAAGGCCTGCGGTTTACCGTGTCCATCGGGCTGGCCTGCACCAACGAACAGCTGCAGGACGTGGACAGCCTGCTCAAACTGGCAGACCGCGCCCTCTACGCCGCCAAAAACTCCGGCAGGAACCGTGTGGAACACAGTGATGGATGA
- a CDS encoding PAS domain-containing hybrid sensor histidine kinase/response regulator: protein MTHDARDAQALSSALAEVEQLRLQLQAAQARIDELKHHGATCLFDTVFANAPVVMAVMAPGTLRYLTVNTAFETTFGLDAAQVVGKTPLELGLVPPAQWELLLGLFGESGRVQDEEITVTDKYGRTREMLLYCEPVRWNNAPALFLMGMETTIRNQALKQLEATRYAIDHTQDAAFWLDPNNGNFLDVNAAAATSLGYTREELLTLRVEDIDPEFPPEIVSHFWDDPSNPLVRKFETRHLRKDGSSFPVEITSLYAREHSPPFCFALCRDISERLEAQRSLQASEARYQAIVEHMHAGVAACVPTDAQCSDFLVTEINSAALGFTRQSRDQVVGRRLSEAAPYLKPAGVFDRLREVARTGTLRQDTVCLHMPDGQARWTSDSIYRLPNMEVVSIFADVTEEIENLRKLEISETRYRELVGRMTASVVVCQAMEDGQDFLCTGWNPAAERLTGFSDQMTLGRRLTDLFPALKSSPLLEAFRTAHRTGQAQSVPDSPYNDARLAVWISGSVYPLPSGELVGVFEDVTERRQAAQTLRQGKELAEAANRAKSEFLANMSHEIRTPLNGILGMLQVLQLSDLPSDLHQLASVASDSGVRLLQILNDLLDLSRIEAGRLEFRQEPFSPRIMFNSLVEIFSHEARAKGLLLQYAISPRLPDVCVGDEMRIRQILFNVLGNAVKFSQRGLIHLSAEVVGRVAPGETVGLLLTVEDTGPGIAPEMLDAIFAPFTQGDGSLRRRFGGAGLGLAIVKRIVQLLHGHLCIESEVDRGTFVYCIIPLQCSEDVAIMDDQTCGSIGAQSKRVLLVEDDAINRLTISRLVEALGHTVQAVASGEAALDALRGLNGRMASGDSSGHEVPFQAILMDIQMPGLDGVETMERIRELYPAFAERTTFIALTAYAMAGDRERFLNSGFAHYLPKPVQVEDLVAILNACP, encoded by the coding sequence ATGACTCACGACGCGCGCGATGCGCAGGCACTGTCTTCGGCGTTGGCCGAGGTGGAGCAGTTGCGCCTGCAGTTGCAGGCGGCCCAGGCTCGCATTGATGAACTGAAACACCATGGCGCCACCTGCCTCTTTGATACCGTGTTCGCCAACGCTCCGGTGGTCATGGCCGTCATGGCCCCCGGCACGCTACGCTACCTGACGGTGAACACCGCCTTCGAAACCACCTTTGGCCTGGATGCGGCGCAGGTTGTCGGCAAAACGCCGCTGGAACTCGGCCTGGTGCCCCCGGCGCAGTGGGAGCTGCTGCTCGGCCTGTTTGGCGAATCCGGACGGGTGCAGGACGAGGAAATCACCGTCACCGACAAATACGGCCGTACCCGGGAAATGCTGCTCTATTGCGAGCCCGTGCGCTGGAACAATGCGCCGGCGCTGTTTCTCATGGGGATGGAAACCACCATCCGCAATCAGGCCCTCAAGCAGCTGGAAGCCACCCGATACGCCATAGACCACACCCAGGACGCCGCCTTCTGGCTTGATCCCAACAACGGCAATTTTCTGGACGTCAACGCCGCCGCCGCCACCAGCCTGGGCTACACCCGCGAAGAACTGCTGACCCTGCGCGTCGAGGACATCGATCCAGAATTTCCCCCTGAAATTGTTTCCCATTTCTGGGATGACCCATCGAATCCCCTGGTCCGGAAATTCGAGACCCGGCACCTGCGCAAGGACGGCTCCTCCTTCCCCGTGGAAATCACCTCCCTGTATGCCCGGGAGCATTCGCCGCCCTTCTGCTTCGCCCTGTGCCGGGACATCAGCGAGCGCCTGGAGGCCCAGCGCAGTCTGCAGGCAAGCGAAGCCCGCTACCAAGCCATCGTGGAGCACATGCACGCCGGCGTGGCTGCCTGTGTGCCCACGGATGCGCAGTGTTCAGACTTTCTGGTCACTGAAATAAACTCCGCAGCGCTGGGATTCACGCGTCAGTCCAGGGACCAGGTGGTCGGGCGACGGCTCTCGGAGGCGGCGCCCTACCTCAAGCCGGCCGGGGTCTTCGACAGGCTGCGGGAGGTGGCCCGTACGGGAACGCTGCGACAGGACACCGTCTGTCTCCACATGCCCGATGGCCAGGCACGTTGGACCTCGGACTCCATCTATCGCCTGCCGAACATGGAGGTCGTCTCCATCTTCGCCGACGTCACCGAGGAAATCGAAAACCTGCGCAAGCTGGAGATCAGCGAAACACGCTACCGCGAGCTGGTGGGCCGCATGACTGCCAGCGTGGTGGTGTGTCAGGCCATGGAGGACGGCCAGGATTTCCTGTGCACGGGCTGGAATCCCGCTGCGGAGCGCCTCACGGGCTTTTCGGACCAGATGACCCTGGGCCGGCGGCTGACGGATCTCTTTCCCGCGCTCAAGAGCTCGCCCTTGCTGGAGGCCTTCCGCACAGCCCACCGCACCGGACAGGCACAGAGCGTGCCTGATTCGCCATACAATGATGCCCGGCTGGCCGTCTGGATTTCCGGTTCGGTATACCCGCTGCCCTCAGGCGAACTGGTGGGCGTGTTCGAGGACGTGACCGAACGCCGCCAGGCCGCCCAGACCCTGCGTCAGGGCAAGGAGCTGGCCGAGGCTGCCAACCGGGCCAAAAGCGAATTTCTGGCCAACATGAGTCATGAAATCCGCACGCCCCTGAACGGCATCCTGGGCATGCTCCAGGTGCTGCAGCTTTCGGATCTGCCCTCGGACCTGCACCAGCTGGCCAGCGTGGCGTCGGATTCCGGCGTGCGGCTGTTGCAGATTCTCAACGATCTGCTGGATCTTTCGCGCATCGAGGCCGGTCGCCTGGAATTTCGCCAGGAACCGTTTTCCCCGCGGATCATGTTCAATTCCCTGGTGGAGATTTTCAGCCACGAGGCGCGAGCCAAAGGCCTGCTGCTGCAGTACGCCATTTCTCCCCGGCTGCCGGATGTCTGCGTGGGGGACGAAATGCGCATCCGCCAAATTCTGTTCAACGTGCTCGGCAATGCCGTCAAGTTTTCGCAGCGCGGGCTGATTCACCTCTCGGCCGAGGTGGTGGGCAGGGTGGCCCCGGGCGAGACCGTGGGCCTGCTGCTCACCGTGGAGGATACCGGCCCGGGCATTGCGCCGGAGATGCTGGACGCCATCTTCGCCCCCTTCACCCAGGGCGACGGCAGCCTCAGACGACGCTTTGGCGGCGCCGGCCTGGGTCTGGCCATCGTCAAGCGCATCGTGCAGTTGCTGCATGGCCATTTGTGCATTGAGAGCGAGGTGGATCGCGGCACGTTCGTGTATTGCATCATCCCGCTGCAATGCAGCGAAGATGTGGCCATCATGGACGACCAGACGTGCGGCTCCATCGGCGCGCAGTCCAAACGCGTGCTGCTGGTGGAGGACGACGCCATCAACCGCCTGACCATTTCCCGCCTGGTGGAAGCCCTGGGCCACACCGTGCAGGCCGTGGCCTCCGGCGAGGCGGCCCTGGACGCCCTGCGCGGCTTGAACGGGCGCATGGCCTCAGGCGATTCCTCCGGGCACGAGGTGCCATTTCAGGCCATCCTCATGGACATCCAGATGCCGGGCCTGGACGGTGTGGAGACCATGGAACGCATCCGGGAGCTGTACCCGGCCTTTGCCGAACGCACCACCTTCATCGCGCTGACGGCCTACGCCATGGCCGGAGATCGGGAGCGGTTCCTCAATTCCGGCTTTGCCCATTACCTGCCCAAGCCGGTGCAGGTGGAGGATCTGGTGGCCATCCTCAATGCCTGTCCATAA
- a CDS encoding MFS transporter — translation MNGQSRPATATAWQLRAWALYDLANQAFVTPIQSFIFAAYFTNAVAANPTQGTTQWGNMVGISGVLIALGGPLLGAMADRTGRRKPWLGVFTLLCILCTGLLWYVAPSPEYVWLALLLVGVGTIASEYSQIFYNAMLPELAPPDRQGRWSGWGWATGYFGGIVCLTAGLFLFIGENPLIPLSRDGAYHIRATNLLAAGWYFVFAIPLFLFTPDAPATGAARLGPVQAAREGVRQLVDSLRHARRHRHILKFLVARTIYNEALSTTFVFGGIYAAGSFGMTTAEVLTFGIAMNVSAGLGAFCFAWVDDAIGPRKTILFSLLGLVVPGAAILLVHDKLWFWVFGLLMSVFFGPVQAASRTWLARSAPEGLRTQFFGLFALSGKVTSFMGPLAVAWLTALFDSQRIGMSCVVVFLVIGGVLMLGVPQAGPQESGDQR, via the coding sequence ATGAACGGGCAATCCCGGCCGGCCACTGCCACCGCCTGGCAGCTGCGCGCCTGGGCGCTGTACGATCTGGCCAATCAGGCCTTCGTCACGCCCATCCAGTCCTTCATCTTTGCGGCGTACTTCACCAACGCCGTGGCGGCCAATCCCACCCAGGGCACCACGCAATGGGGAAACATGGTGGGGATTTCCGGCGTGCTCATTGCCCTGGGCGGGCCGCTGCTGGGGGCCATGGCCGACCGCACCGGCCGCCGCAAGCCCTGGCTGGGGGTGTTCACCCTGTTGTGCATCTTGTGCACGGGCCTGCTGTGGTACGTGGCGCCTTCGCCGGAATACGTCTGGCTGGCCTTGCTGCTGGTGGGTGTGGGCACCATTGCCTCGGAGTATTCCCAGATTTTTTACAATGCCATGCTGCCGGAGCTGGCGCCGCCCGACCGGCAGGGGCGGTGGTCCGGCTGGGGCTGGGCCACGGGATACTTCGGCGGCATCGTCTGTCTGACGGCGGGACTGTTTCTGTTCATCGGCGAAAATCCCCTCATCCCCCTGTCACGCGACGGCGCGTACCACATCCGGGCCACCAATCTGCTGGCTGCGGGCTGGTACTTCGTGTTTGCCATCCCCCTGTTCCTGTTCACGCCGGATGCGCCAGCCACGGGTGCGGCCCGGCTGGGGCCGGTGCAGGCGGCCCGGGAGGGGGTGCGCCAGCTGGTGGATTCCCTGCGCCATGCCCGGCGGCACCGGCACATTCTCAAGTTCCTGGTGGCGCGGACCATCTACAACGAGGCCTTGTCCACCACCTTCGTCTTTGGCGGCATCTACGCCGCCGGCTCCTTCGGCATGACCACGGCCGAGGTGCTGACCTTCGGCATCGCCATGAACGTGAGCGCCGGCCTGGGAGCCTTCTGCTTCGCCTGGGTGGATGACGCCATCGGCCCGCGCAAGACCATTCTGTTTTCCTTGCTGGGGCTGGTGGTTCCCGGCGCGGCCATTCTGCTGGTGCACGACAAGCTGTGGTTCTGGGTGTTCGGCCTGCTGATGAGCGTGTTTTTTGGCCCGGTGCAGGCGGCCAGCCGCACCTGGCTGGCCCGCAGCGCGCCGGAAGGGCTGCGCACGCAGTTCTTCGGGCTGTTTGCCTTGTCTGGCAAGGTCACATCGTTCATGGGACCGCTGGCCGTGGCCTGGCTGACGGCACTGTTCGACAGCCAGCGCATCGGCATGAGCTGCGTCGTGGTCTTCCTGGTGATTGGCGGAGTCTTGATGCTCGGCGTGCCCCAGGCCGGACCGCAGGAGAGCGGTGATCAGCGGTGA
- a CDS encoding AMP-binding protein produces MFSTLQDVIAVMPGRGDKPAVVLFAETGPQTLTYRELHAQAQAVAQGLLARGVARGEAVGLMIHACPEAFVAALGILEAGGVVLPVDAQLAGEGLAHVVGDSSLRFVFTAAEHVPVLQDAGVNPEHCLLLDAPATAPHSWRELLHHAGDARFLPRMTADESAALFYTSGTTGRPKGVPLTHGNIIFQQNALVEAKLIHATDTMLLPLPLHHVYPFVIGIFTSLSLGLTVVLPQSLTGPHVLGAVKEGGVTLIAGVPRLYTAMLTGIRGKAAAKGVVARIAFEKMVATSAWIKDKTGLRVGKVLLRSLHEAVGPKLRVLASGGSPLDADVARDLEALGWQVAVGYGLTETSPILALDAPGDARPGTVGRPLPGVSIRLAHVPGLETLPEGVGEVQARGAGVFGGYRNLPEKTAEAFTEDGWFRTGDLGRLDPDGRLTLFGRASVMIVTQGGENVDPEKVEQALETHPVIAEAAVLAWKGGLAALIVPDPVETRSRRSNIDEVVREAVTQVAQRLPSYQRPVDVAVTPVPLLRTRLGKLRRHVLAEQFERAKAGMIVADADTGPLPEERWKEADRTLLDHEAARAVWNWLRERYADARLSPDTQMQLDLGVDSLEWLVIGLALKDAAGVEISEEAAARIVTVRDLLQEAVAASAATGENAPAPRAGADVKTIIEHPEAALTPEQQHWITPLAPWMRGVAWFVWLCFRMLAKMLFSMEVRGVERLRDVRQFVLAPNHLSYLDPFVVLPAVPFDVLRRMQVAGWTGAAFHNPVNRFFSRLAQTVPIDPDKGVAASLALGAAVLKLGRSLLWFPEGVRSTSGELREFRPGLGLLLERYPATVVPVCIHGTWEAMPPGRFSLRRVKVVVQFGEPVSPRVLLEDMRDTAGQMPAAQRMMQAVRQRVAVMQQALRAEFGGRA; encoded by the coding sequence ATGTTCAGCACGTTGCAAGATGTCATCGCCGTCATGCCGGGTCGGGGGGACAAGCCGGCGGTGGTTCTGTTCGCCGAGACCGGCCCGCAGACCCTGACCTATCGCGAACTGCACGCTCAGGCCCAGGCCGTGGCCCAGGGGCTTTTGGCGCGCGGGGTGGCCCGGGGCGAGGCCGTGGGGTTGATGATCCATGCCTGCCCGGAGGCTTTTGTCGCGGCCCTGGGCATCCTGGAGGCCGGCGGCGTGGTGCTGCCCGTGGATGCGCAGCTGGCCGGCGAAGGGCTGGCACATGTGGTGGGAGACAGCAGCCTGCGGTTTGTGTTTACCGCTGCCGAACATGTGCCCGTGTTGCAGGACGCCGGCGTGAATCCGGAGCACTGCCTGCTGCTGGACGCTCCGGCCACGGCACCGCATTCCTGGCGGGAGCTGCTGCACCATGCCGGGGATGCCCGCTTTCTGCCCCGCATGACGGCCGACGAGTCCGCCGCCTTGTTTTACACTTCCGGCACCACGGGGCGGCCCAAGGGCGTGCCCCTGACCCACGGCAACATCATCTTTCAGCAGAATGCCCTGGTGGAGGCGAAGCTGATCCACGCCACGGACACCATGCTGCTGCCCCTGCCGCTGCATCACGTGTATCCGTTTGTCATCGGCATCTTTACGTCACTTTCGCTAGGCCTCACGGTGGTGTTGCCGCAGTCCCTCACGGGCCCGCACGTCCTGGGGGCTGTCAAGGAGGGCGGCGTCACCCTCATCGCCGGGGTGCCGCGGCTGTACACGGCCATGCTCACCGGCATTCGCGGCAAGGCGGCGGCCAAGGGAGTTGTCGCGCGCATCGCCTTTGAAAAAATGGTGGCCACCAGCGCCTGGATCAAGGACAAGACCGGCCTGCGCGTGGGCAAGGTGCTGTTGCGCTCCCTGCATGAGGCCGTGGGACCGAAGCTGCGGGTGCTGGCCTCGGGTGGATCGCCCCTGGATGCCGATGTGGCGCGCGATCTGGAAGCCCTGGGCTGGCAGGTGGCCGTGGGATACGGACTGACGGAAACCTCGCCCATCCTGGCCCTGGATGCACCAGGGGACGCCCGCCCCGGCACCGTGGGCCGGCCGTTGCCCGGCGTGTCCATCCGTCTCGCGCATGTGCCCGGGCTGGAGACCCTGCCCGAGGGCGTGGGCGAGGTGCAGGCCCGGGGGGCCGGCGTCTTTGGCGGGTATCGCAATCTGCCAGAAAAAACCGCCGAAGCCTTCACCGAGGATGGCTGGTTCCGCACCGGGGATCTGGGCCGTCTGGATCCTGACGGCCGGCTGACCCTCTTTGGCCGCGCCTCGGTGATGATCGTCACCCAGGGCGGCGAAAACGTCGATCCGGAAAAGGTGGAACAGGCCCTGGAGACGCACCCGGTCATTGCCGAGGCGGCGGTGTTGGCCTGGAAGGGCGGGCTGGCGGCGCTCATCGTGCCGGATCCGGTGGAGACGCGCAGCCGGCGGTCCAACATCGACGAGGTGGTGCGCGAGGCCGTAACCCAGGTGGCCCAGCGGCTGCCCAGCTACCAGCGGCCCGTGGACGTGGCCGTGACCCCCGTGCCCCTGCTGCGCACCCGCCTGGGCAAGCTGCGGCGGCATGTGCTCGCGGAGCAGTTCGAGCGGGCCAAGGCCGGCATGATCGTGGCGGACGCCGATACCGGTCCTCTTCCCGAGGAGCGCTGGAAGGAGGCAGACCGCACCCTGCTGGACCATGAGGCGGCCAGGGCCGTCTGGAACTGGTTGCGGGAGCGCTATGCCGACGCCCGGCTGTCTCCGGACACGCAGATGCAGCTGGACCTGGGCGTGGATTCCCTGGAGTGGCTGGTCATCGGTCTGGCCCTCAAGGATGCGGCCGGGGTGGAGATTTCCGAGGAAGCGGCAGCGCGCATCGTCACGGTGCGGGATCTGCTGCAGGAGGCGGTGGCGGCGTCGGCGGCCACCGGCGAAAACGCGCCCGCCCCAAGGGCCGGGGCCGATGTGAAGACCATCATCGAACATCCGGAAGCCGCCCTCACCCCCGAGCAGCAGCACTGGATCACCCCTCTGGCTCCCTGGATGCGCGGCGTGGCCTGGTTCGTGTGGCTGTGCTTCAGGATGTTGGCAAAAATGCTTTTTTCCATGGAAGTGCGAGGGGTTGAACGCCTCAGGGACGTGCGGCAGTTCGTGCTGGCTCCCAACCATTTGAGCTATCTGGATCCCTTTGTGGTGCTGCCGGCCGTGCCCTTCGACGTGCTGCGCCGCATGCAGGTGGCAGGCTGGACGGGGGCGGCGTTTCATAATCCCGTCAACCGCTTCTTCAGCCGCCTGGCGCAGACTGTGCCCATCGATCCGGACAAGGGCGTGGCGGCCTCCCTGGCCCTGGGGGCGGCGGTGCTCAAACTCGGCCGCAGCCTGCTCTGGTTTCCGGAAGGGGTGCGCTCCACCAGCGGGGAATTGCGGGAGTTCCGCCCCGGGCTGGGGCTGCTGCTGGAGCGCTATCCGGCCACGGTGGTGCCGGTGTGCATCCATGGCACCTGGGAGGCCATGCCGCCAGGACGGTTCAGCCTCCGCCGCGTCAAGGTGGTGGTGCAGTTCGGCGAGCCTGTTTCGCCTCGGGTGCTGCTGGAAGACATGCGGGACACTGCAGGCCAGATGCCAGCGGCCCAGCGGATGATGCAGGCCGTACGCCAGCGGGTGGCAGTGATGCAGCAGGCCTTGCGGGCGGAATTCGGAGGCCGGGCATGA
- a CDS encoding response regulator, with the protein MTDTHAAQSELTHATWLAWRLRTLETPMQGLLAAAGQLQDRLDDPMSLQLVREMETAARAMARLVGAQPESVDPPSAEPFTLPSLLAQAAAAFAALARARGLRLGWSVTPAAQGQVTGDPTLLLQVLFALLDDSIQHSRTGEIRIQAIRPGPPAPLERVAISISDTAPAEPCPILHEPDMLQTLVRLLGGTMMRQHHAERGRLCTLLLPLPAVADPARTAPPPGPESTRPALPRTKKPRRILLVDDYPPGLASLTEVLQLAGHEVLAARDGSTALALHATHRPDVVFMDLQMPNMDGLEATRLLRQAEQMYGLPRTPVYAMTAFSPNAVPVQLQEMEVDGCIAKPVDLDALLRLLQSLP; encoded by the coding sequence ATGACGGATACCCATGCAGCACAGTCGGAATTGACGCACGCCACCTGGCTTGCCTGGCGACTCAGGACCCTCGAAACGCCGATGCAGGGGCTCCTGGCTGCGGCCGGCCAGTTGCAGGATCGTCTGGACGATCCCATGAGCCTGCAGCTGGTGCGTGAAATGGAGACCGCCGCCCGCGCCATGGCACGGCTGGTGGGCGCCCAGCCCGAATCCGTCGATCCGCCTTCTGCCGAACCGTTCACCCTGCCCTCGCTGTTGGCCCAGGCGGCGGCGGCCTTTGCCGCCCTGGCCCGCGCCCGGGGCCTGCGCCTGGGCTGGAGCGTGACCCCTGCCGCCCAGGGGCAGGTGACGGGAGATCCCACCCTGCTGCTGCAGGTGCTGTTCGCCTTGCTGGACGATTCCATCCAGCACTCCCGCACCGGCGAAATCCGCATCCAGGCCATCCGCCCCGGCCCGCCGGCCCCGCTGGAGCGTGTGGCCATCAGCATCAGCGACACCGCCCCGGCCGAGCCTTGTCCAATCCTCCATGAGCCGGACATGCTCCAGACCCTGGTGCGGCTTCTTGGCGGCACCATGATGCGACAACACCATGCGGAGCGTGGCCGCCTCTGCACCCTGCTGCTGCCCCTGCCTGCCGTTGCAGATCCAGCCAGGACCGCACCGCCCCCCGGCCCTGAATCCACCCGGCCTGCCCTGCCGCGCACGAAGAAGCCCCGCCGCATTCTGCTGGTGGACGACTACCCGCCCGGGCTCGCCTCCCTGACCGAAGTGCTCCAACTGGCCGGGCACGAGGTGCTCGCCGCCAGGGATGGCTCCACGGCCCTGGCCCTGCACGCCACCCACCGCCCGGATGTGGTCTTCATGGATCTGCAGATGCCGAACATGGACGGCCTGGAGGCCACCCGCCTGCTGCGGCAGGCCGAACAAATGTACGGTCTGCCGCGGACGCCTGTCTACGCCATGACCGCCTTTTCCCCCAATGCCGTGCCCGTCCAACTGCAGGAGATGGAGGTGGACGGCTGCATCGCCAAACCAGTGGACCTGGACGCACTGTTGCGATTGCTGCAGTCCCTGCCTTGA